From the Prunus dulcis chromosome 4, ALMONDv2, whole genome shotgun sequence genome, one window contains:
- the LOC117624173 gene encoding uncharacterized protein LOC117624173, translating to MSAILRVCQMMGIASKNPGFKFHLFSFLFTFSSLALFCSAASSITQGQSLRDGETLISDGEKFELGFFSPENSSSRYVGIWYYNISTSDPSVIWVANRERPIFYKTGILKIGSDGNVVVLDGNNTAVWSSNASASSHSTAILNDEGNLVLSSSGDTSKEYWQSFGDPTNTFLPGMKVEVNSAIGENRFLTSWKSENDPSPGAYSMGVDPRGSPQIVIWEGSNRRWRSGHWNKQLFIGVPNMPTTYSYGFKLSDENGNGSMYFTYTPWNVSDKLRFQIRWDGYEEQLRWVGDKNQWEVIQSQPNKSNDCELYNRCGKFGVCSASHGSGSECSCMHGFQPTDWDQWIRRNWSDGCSRKTLLQCHRNRTIGTEENDEEDGFVGLRCAKLPDFADLVVRGSDENCEEICLKNCSCTAYAFVQGIGCMIWTEDLLDVQKFTKGGNTLNIRLAHSDLGGKKKLSTLVIIVISVAGALFLVIFMLLLWRFKAKLKVLPTTSSISWLRNKDPPMLDASKSNEFSTDVSGSIDLFAEGNQVNGSELPLFNFACVAAATNNFSEENKLGKGGFGTVYKGNLPGLQEVAIKRLSRRSGQGLEEFKNEISLIAKLQHRNLVRLLGCCIQGEEKMLLYEYMPNKSLDFFLFDPSKQALLDWRRRFAIIEGIARGLLYLHRDSRLRIIHRDLKASNILLDADMIPKISDFGMARIFGGNQNEANTNRVVGTYGYMSPEYAMEGLFSVKSDVYSFGVLLLEIVSGRRNTSLRSSEHLSLIGFAWHLWNENRAVDLIDPSTAETCSQNQAELLRCIQVGLLCVQDSAISRPTMPSVVLMLESETANLQVPIQPIFTSIRRYVDTKFSTDGQDLASSNDVTITMVDGRAPQESNLLYIGPMPSIHPTPRAETIASALNSSMFFLFFFSLLLSQHHCAEVYEITPSQPLSQGQNLVSPGYIFELGFFSPNNSANKYVGIWHKDIFPRKVVWVANRENPIAASDTLASLTISSSGNLELVDGKQNSVWSTNISVPSNTSAAVLSDTGNFVVKDDGIAAADPLWQSFDHPSDTILPGMVVGFDTKSGKKNLLTAWKSEGDPSAGIFSVGLGPQTPSQVFIWINESTPYWKSGPWDKSKFIGVPDMDDRYLSGFTLVEDVQQGTKYFSYKLFDSTLSYIDLSYEGVLTFMVSDNGSNWFRNWEAPTNPCEIYGTCGLFGVCKAPKSPTPTCKCLKGFAPKSPEEWSKGNRTGGCVRQTKLFCNTSNSVVSSGKEDGFRQVDRLNVPDFHEYIADMDVDECKIECLKNCSCLAYAYVTNIGCLVWSKDLIDIQDFAPGGSELFIRLAHGELGEGKPIKLIVSLTAICFIVILGAIVFCVHRLRAKQRGKIKVKTKFFQFSDVNDNSRENLQEYIRKHDPSELFIYDFDSIFIATNNFSITNKLGEGGFGPVYKGKLQEGKEIAVKRLSSSSGQGIQEFKSEMLLISKLQHKNLVRIMGCCVQEDEKLLIYEFMPNRSLDTLLFDPVRRPELDWGRRFNIIQGVARGLLYLHHDSCLKVIHRDLKVSNILLDEDMNPKISDFGLARIVQGTQNLTNTQKVVGTLGYMSPEYAMGGIFSEKSDVYSFGVLLLEIIGGVKNTSFSYCGQQLGFLAYAWHSWNEGRGLELVDKVLADSSSSSEVMRCVHIGLLCVQDNAADRPIMPDVVFMLSSETDLPQPKRPIFTFQNSVSDPQPKYDNIFSTNEATITMIEGR from the exons ATGTCTGCAATTCTCAGAGTTTGTCAGATGATGGGCATCGCGAGCAAAAACCCAGGTTTCAAGTTCCATCTTTTCTCCTTCctcttcactttctcctctctTGCTCTGTTTTGCTCTGCTGCCAGTTCAATTACGCAAGGCCAATCTTTAAGAGATGGAGAGACTCTTATTTCTGACGGCGAAAAGTTCGAACTGGGATTCTTCAGCCCGGAGAACTCATCGTCCCGGTACGTTGGGATTTGGTATTACAACATTTCAACTTCAGACCCATCAGTCATATGGGTTGCAAACAGAGAGAGgccaattttttataaaactgGGATCTTGAAAATTGGAAGCGATGGGAATGTGGTGGTTTTAGATGGAAATAACACCGCAGTCTGGTCTAGCAATGCTTCAGCCTCCTCTCACTCCACAGCCATACTCAATGATGAAGGAAATCTTGTTCTTTCAAGCAGCGGCGATACCAGCAAGGAGTATTGGCAGAGCTTTGGTGACCCAACGAATACATTTTTGCCTGGCATGAAAGTTGAGGTGAATTCTGCAATTGGAGAGAACAGGTTTTTGACTTCATGGAAGTCAGAAAATGATCCATCTCCAGGAGCGTATTCGATGGGGGTTGATCCACGCGGATCACCACAGATAGTGATATGGGAAGGATCAAATAGGCGGTGGAGAAGTGGCCATTGGAACAAGCAGTTGTTTATTGGTGTTCCAAATATGCCAACTACATACTCATATGGTTTTAAGCTTAGTGATGAGAATGGGAATGGAAGCATGTATTTTACTTACACACCATGGAATGTTTCGGATAAGTTGAGGTTTCAGATAAGGTGGGATGGGTATGAAGAGCAGCTTAGGTGGGTGGGAGATAAAAACCAGTGGGAAGTGATACAGTCTCAGCCTAACAAGTCCAATGACTGTGAGCTTTACAACAGGTGTGGCAAGTTTGGGGTCTGTAGTGCATCGCATGGTTCGGGTTCGGAGTGTAGTTGCATGCATGGATTTCAACCAACGGATTGGGATCAATGGATTAGGAGAAATTGGTCAGATGGGTGTTCTAGGAAGACCCTCTTACAGTGTCATAGAAATAGAACAATTGGAACAGAGgaaaatgatgaagaagatgggtttgtAGGTCTAAGGTGTGCCAAGTTGCCTGATTTTGCAGACTTAGTTGTTCGTGGTTCAGATGAGAATTGCGAGGAGATTTGTCTTAAGAATTGTTCTTGCACTGCATATGCATTTGTTCAAGGGATTGGTTGTATGATATGGACCGAGGACTTGCTGGATGTCCAAAAATTTACAAAGGGGGGAAATACGTTGAACATTCGTCTTGCGCATTCTGATTTAG GTGGCAAGAAAAAATTATCCACCCTTGTGATAATAGTAATTTCTGTAGCGGGAGCACTCTTCTTAGTCATCTTCATGTTGCTATTATGGAGGTTTAAAGCAAAACTGAAAG TGTTGCCTACCACTTCTTCCATTTCATGGTTGAGGAACAAAGATCCACCAATGCTCGATGCTAGCAAGAGCAATGAATTCTCAACAGATGTTTCAGGGTCAATTGACCTTTTTGCAGAAGGGAATCAAGTAAATGGATCTGAGTTACCATTGTTCAATTTCGCTTGTGTAGCAGCTGCTACAAACAACTTTTCTGAAGAAAACAAGCTTGGGAAGGGGGGTTTTGGTACCGTCTACAAG GGCAACCTTCCAGGGCTACAAGAAGTAGCTATAAAAAGACTTTCGAGAAGGTCTGGCCAAGGCTTGGAGGAGTTTAAAAATGAGATTAGTCTGATTGCTAAGTTACAACACAGGAATCTTGTTAGACTATTAGGATGCTGCATTCAGGGAGAAGAAAAGATGCTGCTTTATGAATACATGCCAAACAAAAGCTtggatttctttcttttcg ATCCGTCCAAGCAAGCACTATTGGATTGGAGAAGACGCTTTGCAATTATTGAAGGGATTGCAAGAGGGCTCCTTTATCTCCATAGAGATTCCAGACTTAGAATAATTCATCGAGACTTAAAAGCTAGCAACATTTTGCTAGATGCAGATATGattcccaaaatttcagactTTGGTATGGCAAGAATATTCGGGGGGAACCAAAATGAAGCAAATACAAATAGAGTTGTTGGAACATA TGGTTATATGTCACCTGAATATGCAATGGAAGGTCTGTTTTCTGTAAAGTCAGATGTCTACAGCTTTGGGGTACTGTTGCTAGAGATTGTGAGTGGCCGGAGGAACACTAGTTTACGCTCATCAGAACACTTAAGCCTCATTGGATTT GCATGGCATCTTTGGAATGAGAATAGAGCAGTGGACCTCATTGATCCATCCACTGCAGAAACATGTTCCCAAAATCAAGCTGAATTATTGCGATGCATACAAGTAGGGCTATTGTGTGTGCAAGACTCTGCAATTTCTAGACCAACTATGCCGTCCGTGGTGTTAATGTTGGAGAGTGAAACTGCAAATCTTCAAGTGCCAATACAACCTATATTTACTTCAATTAGGAGATATGTGGATACAAAATTTAGTACAGACGGCCAGGATTTAGCATCCTCAAATGATGTCACAATTACAATGGTAGATGGGAGG GCACCTCAAGAATCAAATCTGTTATACATTGGTCCCATGCCCTCAATACATCCAACTCCAAG AGCTGAAACTATTGCTAGTGCTTTAAATTCTTCCATGTTTTTCCTATTCTTCTTCAGCTTGCTTCTGTCACAGCACCATTGTGCTGAAGTTTATGAAATAACTCCTTCACAACCATTATCACAGGGACAAAACCTTGTCTCTCCTGGCTACATTTTTGAACTGGGTTTCTTCAGTCCTAATAACTCGGCTAATAAGTATGTGGGGATATGGCACAAGGATATATTTCCTCGTAAAGTTGTATGGGTGGCCAACAGAGAAAATCCTATTGCAGCTTCAGACACCTTGGCTAGTTTGACAATTAGCAGCAGTGGGAATTTGGAGCTTGTAGATGGCAAACAGAATTCTGTTTGGTCAACCAATATTTCAGTGCCATCTAATACTTCAGCTGCAGTTCTTTCAGACACTGGAAACTTTGTTGTCAAAGATGATGGTATAGCAGCTGCTGATCCATTGTGGCAGAGTTTTGATCATCCTAGTGATACAATTCTACCAGGCATGGTGGTTGGATTTGATACTAAATCTGGGAAGAAGAATTTATTGACTGCATGGAAAAGTGAGGGTGATCCATCAGCTGGGATATTCTCTGTTGGACTTGGACCCCAGACTCCATCACAAGTGTTCATTTGGATTAATGAATCAACTCCCTACTGGAAATCTGGGCCATGGGATAAATCTAAGTTCATTGGTGTACCAGATATGGATGATCGATATCTAAGTGGATTTACTCTAGTTGAGGACGTGCAGCAGGGAACAAAGTATTTTTCTTATAAGTTATTTGACAGTACTCTCTCATATATAGACCTCTCTTATGAAGGAGTACTTACGTTTATGGTTTCAGACAATGGCAGCAACTGGTTTCGTAACTGGGAGGCACCAACGAATCCGTGTGAAATTTATGGAACATGTGGACTTTTTGGGGTTTGCAAAGCTCCCAAATCTCCAACTCCGACTTGCAAGTGTTTGAAAGGTTTTGCACCCAAGTCACCTGAGGAATGGAGCAAGGGAAACAGGACAGGAGGGTGTGTGAGGcaaaccaaattgttttgtaaCACCAGTAATTCAGTTGTTTCAAGTGGAAAAGAAGACGGGTTTCGGCAGGTGGACAGGTTAAACGTGCCAGATTTTCATGAGTATATTGCAGATATGGATGTTGATGAGTGCAAGATAGAATGCCTAAAGAATTGTTCTTGTCTGGCTTATGCATATGTTACTAATATAGGGTGTTTGGTCTGGTCCAAAGACCTTATTGATATACAAGACTTTGCCCCTGGCGGATCAGAGCTTTTTATTCGCCTAGCTCATGGAGAATTAG GTGAAGGAAAGCCAATAAAGTTAATTGTTAGCCTCACAGCCATTTGCTTTATCGTTATCTTGGGTGCCATCGTCTTCTGTGTGCATAGGTTGCGAGCGAAACAAAGGG GAAAAATCAAAGTTAAAACAAAGTTCTTTCAATTCTCTGATGTGAATGATAATTCAAGAGAGAATCTTCAAGAGTATATAAGAAAACATGATCCATCAGAGCTATTCATCTATGATTTTGACAGCATATTCATTGCAACGAACAATTTCAGCATCACAAACAAACTCGGGGAAGGAGGATTTGGCCCTGTTTACAAa ggtAAGCTACAAGAAGGGAAGGAAATAGCAGTTAAAAGACTATCAAGTAGCTCAGGGCAAGGCATACAAGAATTCAAGAGTGAGATGCTGTTGATATCCAAACTCCAACATAAAAATCTTGTTAGGATCATGGGATGCTGCGTCCAAGAGGACGAGAAGTTACTGATTTATGAGTTCATGCCAAACAGAAGCTTGGATACTCTTCTATTCG ATCCAGTGCGGCGACCTGAGCTTGATTGGGGCAGACGCTTCAATATTATTCAGGGTGTTGCTAGAGGGCTTCTGTATCTCCACCATGATTCTTGTTTGAAGGTAATACATAGAGATTTGAAGGTCAGTAACATTCTCTTGGATGAGGacatgaacccaaaaatttcagattttggattggCACGTATCGTTCAAGGGACACAGAATCTAACGAATACTCAGAAGGTTGTGGGAACACT GGGCTACATGTCTCCGGAATATGCCATGGGAGGgatattttctgaaaaatctgatgtATATAGCTTTGGGGTCTTGCTATTGGAGATTATTGGTGGCGTGAAGAATACCAGCTTCAGTTACTGTGGCCAACAGCTAGGCTTCCTAGCTTAT GCATGGCACTCATGGAATGAAGGCAGGGGATTGGAGTTGGTTGATAAAGTATTGGCTGATTCATCTTCCTCATCAGAAGTAATGAGATGTGTGCATATTGGACTTCTTTGCGTACAAGACAATGCTGCAGATAGGCCAATCATGCCAGATGTAGTTTTCATGCTAAGTAGTGAGACAGATCTTCCACAACCTAAACGGCCTATATTTACCTTCCAAAACTCAGTCTCTGATCCTCAGCCAAAGTATGACaatattttctccacaaatGAAGCTACGATAACAATGATTGAAGGACGGTAA
- the LOC117624493 gene encoding G-type lectin S-receptor-like serine/threonine-protein kinase At1g61500, producing the protein MFILFLFSLLLSQHHCAEVYNISSSQPLAQGQTLVSPGRIFELGFFSPNNNSDNNKYVGIWHKNILPRKVVWVANREKPIAAADTLASLAISSNGYLELVDGKQNSVWSTNMSVPSNTSAAMLLDSGNFVVKVSIGAADKLWQSFDYPSDTLLPSMLLGFDKKSGKRNVLTAWKSESDPSTGMFLAGLTPQVPSQFVIWMNGSTPYWRTGPWDKSKFIGIPMMDDEYQSGYYLDDNVQQGTNYFHYNIPDKTVAYMDITSEGMLKLMDSVNGENWSLHWAAQKNSCDKYGVCGPFGVCTASESPTPICKCLKGFVPKSHEEWSKGNRTAGCMRKTKLFCESNTSKSVTLRGKGDGFSKMVRLKPPDFHEYITSSDAVECKIKCLNNCSCLAYAYVDNIGCLAWSKDLIDIQEFSSGGVDLFILLDHADIDEGNRTKLIVSLTVIGFISILGAIVFGLHRLRAHQKGKIKVTTKFFKATDTTETSRDTLQEYIRNQDPSELFIYNFDSILIATNNFSISNKLGEGGFGPVYKGMLQEGKEIAVKRLSSSSGQGIEEFKNETLLISKLQHKNLARIMGCCVEEDEKLLIYEFMPNRSLDTHLFDPARRPELDWGRRFNIIQGIARGLLYLHHDSYLKVIHRDLKVSNILLDENMNPKISDFGLARIVQGTQNLTNTQKVVGTLGYMSPEYAMGGIFSEKSDVYSFGVLLLEIIGGVKNTSFSYCGQQLGFLAYAWHSWNEGRGLELVDKVLADSSSSSEVMRCVHIGLLCVQDNAADRPIMPDVVFMLSSETDLPQPKRPIFTFENSVSDPQPKYDDIFSTNEATITMIEGR; encoded by the exons ATGTTCATCCTATTCCTCTTCAGCTTGCTTCTGTCACAGCATCATTGTGCTGAAGTTTATAACATATCTTCTTCACAACCATTAGCACAGGGACAAACCCTCGTCTCCCCTGGCCGCATTTTTGAATTGGGCTTCTTTAGTCCCAATAATAATTCTGATAATAACAAGTATGTGGGGATATGGCACAAGAACATACTTCCTCGAAAAGTTGTTTGGGTTGCTAACAGAGAAAAGCCTATTGCAGCTGCAGACACCTTGGCTAGTTTGGCAATAAGCAGCAATGGGTATCTGGAGCTTGTAGATGGCAAACAGAATTCTGTTTGGTCAACCAATATGTCAGTGCCATCTAATACTTCAGCTGCAATGCTTTTAGACAGTGGAAACTTTGTTGTCAAAGTCAGTATAGGAGCAGCTGATAAATTGTGGCAGAGCTTTGATTATCCAAGTGACACACTTCTACCAAGCATGCTGCTGGGATTCGATAAAAAATCGGGAAAGAGGAATGTCTTGACTGCCTGGAAAAGTGAGAGTGATCCATCAACTGGGATGTTCTTGGCTGGACTTACACCACAGGTGCCATCACAGTTTGTAATTTGGATGAATGGATCAACTCCCTACTGGAGAACTGGGCCATGGGATAAATCAAAGTTCATCGGGATACCGATGATGGATGATGAATATCAAAGTGGATATTACCTAGATGATAATGTGCAGCAAGGAACAAACTATTTTCATTATAATATCCCTGACAAAACTGTGGCATATATGGACATCACTTCAGAAGGTATGCTGAAGCTTATGGATTCCGTAAATGGAGAGAACTGGAGTCTTCACTGGGCAGCACAAAAGAATTCATGTGACAAATACGGAGTATGTGGACCTTTTGGGGTTTGTACAGCTTCTGAGTCTCCAACTCCAATCTGCAAGTGTTTGAAAGGGTTTGTACCTAAGTCACATGAAGAATGGAGCAAAGGAAACAGGACAGCAGGGTGTATGAGGAAAACGAAATTGTTTTGTGAGAGTAACACTAGCAAGTCAGTCACTTTGAGAGGAAAAGGAGATGGGTTTTCGAAGATGGTACGGTTGAAACCACCAGATTTTCATGAATATATCACGTCTTCGGATGCTGTAGAGTGCAAGATAAAATGCCTAAATAATTGTTCTTGCTTGGCTTATGCATATGTTGATAATATAGGGTGTTTGGCCTGGTCCAAAGACCTTATTGATATACAGGAGTTTTCGTCTGGCGGAGTAGATCTTTTTATTCTCCTAGACCATGCAGATATAG ATGAAGGAAATCGAACGAAGTTAATTGTCAGCCTCACAGTTATTGGTTTTATTAGTATCTTGGGTGCAATAGTGTTTGGTTTGCACAGGTTGCGAGCTCACCAAAAGG GAAAAATCAAAGTAACAACAAAGTTCTTTAAAGCGACTGATACTACTGAGACTTCAAGAGACACTCTTCAAGAATATATTAGAAACCAAGATCCATCGGAGCTATTCATCTATAATTTTGATAGCATATTAATCGCTACGAACAATTTCAGCATCTCAAACAAACTCGGGGAAGGAGGATTTGGTCCAGTTTACAAg GGTATGCTGCAAGAAGGGAAGGAAATAGCGGTAAAAAGACTATCTAGTAGCTCAGGGCAAGGCATAGAAGAGTTCAAAAATGAGACGTTGTTGATCTCTAAGCTCCAACATAAAAATCTTGCTAGGATCATGGGCTGCTGTgtcgaagaagatgagaagTTACTAATTTATGAGTTCATGCCAAACAGAAGCTTAGACACTCATCTATTTG ATCCAGCGCGGAGACCTGAGCTTGATTGGGGCAGACGCTTCAATATTATTCAGGGTATCGCTAGAGGGCTTCTTTATCTCCACCACGACTCCTATTTGAAGGTAATACATAGAGACTTGAAGGTCAGTAACATTCTCCTGGATGAGAacatgaacccaaaaatttcagattttggattggCACGTATCGTTCAAGGGACACAGAATCTAACAAATACTCAGAAGGTTGTGGGAACACT GGGCTACATGTCTCCGGAATATGCCATGGGAGGgatattttctgaaaaatctgatgtATATAGCTTTGGGGTCTTGCTATTGGAGATTATTGGTGGCGTGAAGAATACCAGCTTCAGTTACTGTGGCCAACAGCTAGGCTTCCTAGCTTAT GCATGGCACTCATGGAATGAAGGCAGGGGATTGGAGTTGGTTGATAAAGTATTGGCTGATTCATCTTCCTCATCAGAAGTAATGAGATGTGTGCATATTGGACTTCTTTGCGTACAAGACAATGCTGCAGATAGACCAATCATGCCAGATGTAGTTTTCATGCTAAGTAGTGAGACAGATCTTCCACAACCTAAACGGCCTATATTTACCTTCGAAAACTCAGTCTCTGATCCTCAGCCAAAGTATGACGatattttctccacaaatGAAGCTACGATAACAATGATTGAAGGACGGTAA
- the LOC117624495 gene encoding calcium-binding protein KRP1-like → MASRSNGVVFEDFFPTMVERLGTEGFMKELSNGFSLLMDGEKGVITFESLKRNSALLGLQGMSDEDLRCMLREGDLDGDGCLNEMEFSTLMFRLSPELMQNSKELLEEALTL, encoded by the coding sequence ATGGCGTCGAGAAGTAACGGAGTTGTGTTCGAAGATTTCTTCCCAACAATGGTGGAGAGGTTAGGCACAGAAGGGTTCATGAAGGAGTTGAGCAATGGGTTCAGCTTGTTAATGGATGGGGAGAAAGGTGTCATCACATTCGAGAGCTTGAAGAGGAACTCTGCATTGCTGGGTTTGCAGGGGATGAGTGATGAAGACTTGAGGTGCATGCTGAGGGAAGGCGATTTGGATGGGGATGGGTGCTTGAATGAGATGGAGTTTTCTACTCTCATGTTTAGGTTAAGTCCCGAGTTGATGCAGAATTCTAAAGAATTGTTGGAGGAAGCTCTAACATTGTAA